TAACAGAAATCGAAAAGAAGGCGGCCGCACAGATCTTCTACAGCCTCGGCCATTATGATGAGGCGCTCCCGTTATTGGAGGCGCAAATAGCGACGGAACCGGAAAACGAGAAGTTGCAGTTAGAGCTGGCCACTTCTCAGATGAGAACAGGAGCCGTAACAACAGGCAGCAAGTCGCTTCTGCCCCTGCTGGCAAAATCCAGCGACGAAAACACAATCAACAACGCTGCCTATGAGCTGGCTCTCGCAAACGTTGAGCTCGGAACGGCAGAAAAAGCTACCCGCGGCGTCGTAGATACGCTTACAACGGAGTCAAACTCTTGGGTAGTGAGTGCTTCAACAAAAGGCCAACAAATGAGGCAGTCCCTTTTAGTGGCAACATGGGACACGCTCGGCTGGATTCTTTACCGGGAAGGCAGGATTGAAGAAGGAGAGAATTACGTTCGAGCATCCTGGAACAATCAACAAGGGGGAGAATCCGGCCTTCATCTAGGTGAGATCGAAGAAAAACTGGGCCATAAAGCCGCAGCGATGGGCATCTATCAGATCGCGATGGGGACCTTCCCTCCAGAGACGCTGGTAAAACCCTCTGTCCAGATGAAGGAACAGAAAAGTAAGCTCGAAGAACATATCGCTGCTTTGAAAAAGCAAGGCATCGCTCCTCAGGTCCAGAATCCGCCGGTTGCCCTGCAGAAGCTTATGACAATGCCGCTCGGCCCCTGGAAGGGACGGAACAGCATGGTTGAATATACCTTTGTCCTCCAACAAGACAAGATCGGCGATCTGCAGCAAAGCGATCCAGAGGCTACAGCCATCACTGGAGGTAACGCAATGTTAAGGAAGGCGACCTTCAATCATTGGATTCCCAATGGCTCTGAAGCTCGGCTACTTCTCAAGGGAACATTGAACTGCCACGGCGCGGTTTGCGAGCTGGTTGTTCATCGCCACTAACCCGGCCATGGCACGTTCAATCGCTTCCATTCCTACGACGTTCGCTTGCGAAGATCGACTGCGCCCACTGCGGCGTGTTTTTCAATCTCAGCCAGCTCTGCTTCGGTAAAGGAGAGATTCTTCACTGCATCCAGCGAGTTCTCAAGCTGTTCCAAGTTACGGGCTCCGATCAACGCTGACGTAACGCGCGCATCGCGCAGAACCCAGGCAAGCGCCATCTGCGCCAGTGTCTGTCCGCGGCCTTGAGCAATCTCGTTAAGAGCCCGCACACGCTGTAGGTTGTCTTCGCTGAGAATCTCTTTCCTGAGCGAAATTCCTCGAACTGCGCGAGAGTCCTGCGGAATACCGTCGAGATACTTGTTCGTCAGAAGCCCTTGCGCCAGCGGCGAGAAGGCAATACAGCCTGCGCCGATCTCGTCCAGGGTGTCAAGCAGCTGCTCTTCGATCCATCGGTTGAACAGGGAATACGACGGCTGATGAATAAACAACGGGACACCTTCACTGCGCAGGATTGCCGCCGCCTCTCGTGTACGGTCCGGTGGGTACTGCGAAATCCCCACATAAAGCGCCTTACCCTGGCGTACGGCCTGGACCAGCGCTCCCATCGTCTCTTCCAGCGGAGTGTCCGGATCGGGACGATGCGAATAAAAGATATCGACATACTCCAGCCCCATGCGTCGCAGACTGTCATCCAGCGAAGCAAGAAGATACTTGCGCGAACCACCAATCCCGTATGGTCCCGGCCACATGTCCCAGCCAGCCTTGGTAGAAACAATCAGCTCATTACGATAAGGGCGAAGGTCCTTCTCAAAAATCCGTCCGAAGGTCTCCTCAGCCGAACCGTAAGGAGGGCCATAGTTATTGGCAAGATCAAAGTGCGTAACTCCACGATCGAAAGCGCGAAGGACCATAGCGCGGCCCGTCTCAAAGACATCGACGCCTCCAAAGTTCTGCCACAGACCGAGAGAGATCAGCGGAAGAACGATACCGGACCGCCCACAACGACGAAACTGTGCATCTTCATATCGCTTCTCATTCGCTACATAACTCATCAGACAAATCTCCTGGGATTAACTGCGCAAGACTGTCCTGCCACCCACTATTTCCACCATCCAGTCAGCCAGTTTCCCTTAGCTTACTGAAAAGTTGGATGACCTGGCATCTCACACCTGAATCATCTTCAGGACCTCCGCCGGAGAGAGCCCTCGCTGCCGCAGACTACGGATCGCGAGAGCATGGTGACGCTTTGCGAGTCGAATACCCTGTTCGTCACGCAATAACGGAGCGTGGAAGTAGGCCGGAGTTTGCAGACCGAGTGCGCGTTGCAGAAGAATCTGGCGCGCAGTGGATTTGAGCAGGTCGGCTCCGCGTACAACCTCGGTGATCTGCATCTCGGCATCGTCGACGACACAGGACAGCTGATAGCTCGGCAGAGAATCTTTACGCCAGATCAGAAAGTCGCCAAAGTCTTGGCCTGCGATAAAACTCTGCGAACCGAGGTTGCGGTCGATAAAGGTGATTGCCTCGCCGTCAGGAACGCGAAAGCGGTAGTTGGTGTTCTCTTGAAGAGATTGTGCAGGGGAGTTTGTCGCTGGCCGACACTTTCTGTTGTACACGGGTTCATCATCTACATTTCCAGGCTGATCTGCTTGCGTTTCTTCATGCGGTGCCTGCGTCATCTGTGCAAGATCTCTGCGCGAGCAGGTGCAGGCATAAGCATGGCCCGAGGCGAGCAGACGTTCGAAGGCTGCACGATAGAGCGCGATGCGCTCGGATTGCACGATCATCGGAAGTGTCCACTCTATGCCCAGCCATGCGAGATCTTCGATCATTGCATCGACGTACTCTTGCCTGGATCGTTGTGGGTCGAGATCTTCATTGCGAAGCAGAAGTGTACCGTTGTGCTGAAGTGCGCGCTGATAGGCTGTCCAGAAAGTAGCCGCATGGCCAAGATGGAGAAGGCCCGTGGGGGATGGTGCTAGGCGGCCGATGTAACGTTCAACACTCACTAAAGCAAGCGTACCTTACATATAGTCCACGCCATACTGCACTGGAATCTGCGTAAACGCGATGCGCGTCGGCGCGGATTCGCGTGCCGGCAACATACTGCCGAAGTGCAGCGTAGTGTGTCCGTATTTCAGGTTGAGCTTGTCCATTGTGGCCGAGAGTTGTGTGCGATTGTTGGGATCGCCGAAGAGCTCTTCCTGATGCCTGTTCTCGGGTACAAGATTGTGCAGAGTAATGCCAACAAAAAAGGGCCGCTGAAACTCCTGCCCTGTAGGACGCTGTGCCCAGATGCCACGCATCGCCTCGAGCAACGTGAGGGTGTCCTGAGATTCGCGGAAGCGCGCCTCCATCCCCCAGCCGGAGTGTCGGATTCCGCTGTTGTGGCGCTTCGAGCGGAGCTGCTCGGCCTGTTCGCGCGTCAGCTGGTAGCGGATGACGAACGACATGGAGCCTGCATAGAACTTCTCCATGCGCAGCCGCATCGCAGCCTTGTGGAGCAGCTTGTTGGCGACGGCCCATGCTCCTTCATCGCTGCGGAACTCGGGAGCCATCACATGCGAGTGGCCAAGCGATTTCTGTACGTCGCTGGAGACGGGAGCGCCATCGTCACCAGTGTTGCCTCCCCGCAACCAATGGTAGATGCGGTCACCCCATACGCTGTTCCATAGCTTGTGCATGCCATTCAGATCGAGCGCGAGCAACTGCTCCATCGTGCGGATACCCTTGGCATGGAGCCGTGCCTCAGTACGAGCACCTACGCCGGGAAGATCGCGCAGATCCAGATGAGCAATTGCCTTTGGCAATTGCGATGGCAGAAGCCCGATGAGGCCATCGGGCTTCTGCATGTCGCTGGCGATCTTTGCGAGGTAGCGATTCGGAGCCATACCGATAGAGCAGCGCAACGCCTCGCCGACATTTTTGTAGATCGATTGCTTGATCTCGAGCGCGATCTTGCGCGCGCGAGGAGGCTCCTGCTCACGGCCCATGAGTTCGCAACACATCTCATCGATGGAGGGATTATGTGAAACATGGCAGGCGAGCTCGACCGCGTCGTTGATTGCCTGTGAGTACTTTGCATACTCGGTGTGGCTGCCCTCAATAAGGATGATGCCGGGACACATCTTCTTCGCCTCGCCCACCTGCGTACCTGTCTTCACTCCGAGGGCCTTCGCCTCGTAGCTGGCGGCGATACAGCAGGTGGTGTCGGTCATCGTAGGAACAACAGCGACGGGCTTACCGCGATATTCCGGATGCAACTGCTGTTCGACCGAAGCGAAGAAGGAGTTCAAGTCGATGTGCAGATGGGTAAAGCGATCGGGATGGGGCGCGAAGGACATGGAAAGCGAATCTTCAAGAATTGTATTCGCTTTTTATTTGCCTTCATGAATTCTGTTTAATGGCTAGCCGTAGCAATTTCCGCAAAGCACTCTGCAAAGCTATTGGGCACTGAAGAGTCCAGCTTTTTCACCCATTGCACAATCGACGGCTTTTCATCGGGCGTGGCATAGCCTCCCCAAACATCGTGAAACTTTAAACCACTCGCATTCTGTGAATAGAAGAAGACACCTTGCTCAGCGCCAGATGGAGTGGCCCAGACCGCTGTCCAACTGCCGACCGTAATTGCTCTATCGATCCTGATCTTTGTAGGAGGTTGCCATTGGGTGAGATTGCTAGAGATCGAGCGAGCATACATCTTCTTTTCCGCTGTCGTCAGCGTCTTCTTCGCCGTCGCACAGGGATCGGCCGCAGCCGCCGTCAGTGTTGAAACCGCAAGAATCAATAACCCAATCCGCCTCATGTCTTTCCCTCCAGTCCATTGAAATCAATCCATAAAATTCTCTGTCAAGTACTGTTCGCGGGACAAAGCTCTGTAAGTTCCTGGAAAGAGATAGCTTACGCCGCATGGCCAGTTTGCCGATTAATGAGCCCCATTGGCTAAAATAGAAATATAAGCGGCAATAAAGATGAACCGGGCCAGGGGGGTCGGTTTTTAGCAAGTACAAAGAGATGAATACTTTACGTCTCTTTCTGATCTGTAGCGCAGTAAAATCAATACTTTACGAAGAGCCTCAACGGAAGTACCAGGCTAAGTCTAAACTATTGAATACTTTGCGTGAAAATTGAGGGAGGGGTAGGGTGCAGATCAGGTTGCACCCGAGCTTGCTAAAATCGCTGCCTATGGCGGCAACGGAACATCCCCCAACTTCTAAGAAGCCCGCAGCACACCAGATTCGCCTGACCGAGCTGGCTGCTCGTCATGCCATCGCCGAAGAAGGTGGTGGGCCGGAGCGACGCGCACGTGAGACAGCTGCAGGAAAGCTTTCCGCGCGCGAACGCATCGACCTGCTGCTCGACGAGGGCAGCTTCGAGGAAACAGATAAATTCGTCACGCATCGCGCATCAGATTTCGGCATGGACGAGCAGCGTGTCCCCGGCGATGGCTTCGTCACCGGTCATGGGCGCATCGATGGGCGCGTTGTCTTCGTCTTCGCGCAGGACTTCACCGTCTTCGGCGGATCACTCTCCGAGGCGAATGCAGCAAAGATCGTGAAGATCATGGACCTCGCCATGAAAGTCGGCGCTCCCGTCATCGGGCTCAACGATTCGGGAGGCGCGCGGATTCAGGAAGGCGTGCTTTCGCTCGCCGGTTATACCGATATCTTTCTGCGCAACACTCTGGCCAGTGGAGTCGTGCCACAGATCTCGGCGATCCTTGGGCCATGCGCAGGCGGAGCGGTTTACTCCCCAGCGATTACCGACTTCACCCTGATGACAGAGCGCACCAGCTACATGTTCGTCACCGGCCCGGACGTCATTAAAACCGTGCTGCACGAAGACGTCACGAAAGATGCGCTGGGCGGTGCGGCGACACATAACGAAATCTCAGGCGTGGCTCATTTCATGGCGCACGACGATCGCGAGTGCCTCGCAATGATTCGTGAGCTGGTTAGTTTCATCCCTTCGAACAACCTCGACGATCCGCCGCGTCGACCAACCAGTGATGATCCTGCGCGTGCCGATGCCGCGCTCGATACGATCATTCCTGACGAGTCGAACCAACCTTACGACATGGTCGATGTGATTACTCGCATCGTCGATGACGGCTATCTCTTCCAGGTACACGAGCACTTCGCGCGCAACCTCGTCGTTGGATTCGCCCGCATGAACGGTCGTCCTGTAGGCATTGTGGCAAATCAGCCAGCGGTGCTCGCCGGTGTGCTCGATATCGATGCGTCTGTAAAAGGTGCACGATTCGTGCGGTTCTGCGATGCCTTCAATATCCCGCTCATCACGTTTGAGGATGTTCCGGGCTTCATGCCGGGAACACGGCAGGAACATGGCGGCATCATTCGTCACGGAGCCAAGCTGCTCTATGCCTTTGCCGAAGCCACCGTTCCCAAGCTGACGGTCATCACTCGCAAAGCCTATGGCGGAGCCTACTGCGTGATGAGCTCCAAGCATCTGCGCACCGATGTAAACCTGGCATGGCCCACGGCAGAGATCGCCGTAATGGGCCCGGAGGGCGCGGTCAACATCGTTTACAAACGCGAGCTCGATGAAGTGCTGCGTCGCTCGCAGGCTGTGATGCCACAGGGAGTATCGCTCAGCGAAGAGCAGAAGCTGGAGATTCTAGCTGAAGCACGCACCGTGAAAGTCGAAGAGTTCCGCGAACGTTTCGCCAATCCATATGTGGCTGCGGAGCGTGGCTATGTCGATGCGGTAATCCGTCCCAGCGAAACGCGCCGACGCCTGAACACAGCGCTCGATATGCTGGCGACCAAGCGCGAAAAAAATCCGCCAAAGAAACACGGCAATATTCCGCTGTAGAACATCAACTCAAAAAGCGGAGAAACGCGGGTACTGGTTCTTACCTTCCGTTCCTTGTTCCCTGTACCCTGCTTTTATGTCTGCCCAAATCATTTCAACTGCCAACGCGGATCACTACACTTGGGGAAACCGCTGCGACGGCTGGTTTCTGGTTCGCACGCCCGAGCTGAATATCATCGAAGAGCGGATGCCTCCCGGAACCAGCGAGACGCGGCATCATCATGTGCGTGCGCGACAGTTCTTCTTCGTGCTCGAAGGTGAGTTGACCATGGAGATCGAGCAGCACAGGTTAACGGTGCACGCAGGCCAGGGAATCGAAGTCGCTCCCGGTCAACAGCACCAAGCCATCAACCGCGGTCCAACGCCGCTGCGGATTGTGGTGACAAGCCAGCCTCCAAGTCATGGCGACCGCATCGAAGAGACACCATAGGCGCTCTACCCCACTCGCCCTGCCGGAACCGCAGCCCTCTACTTGCCTAGCTTCAGATCGATGTAGAAGTGGTTTTTACTGTCGAAGGAGCTGATGGACTTCACAGCGCTCTTCTTGCCGTTGGATTCGGCCCAGATCTCATAATCGGTGTTCTGCGTCAGTTGGCCAAAACGGTACTCTCCCTGATCGTCGGCGATAAAGCTCTTCACAGAGAGCGTCCGCCCATCCTTCAGGTAAACCACAGCCCCCTTGATCGGAGCATTGTCGTGATCGGTAACTTTGCCTTCGACGACACGCTGTACGGGCCCACGTTGCTGCGCGATAGCCTGCGACCCTGAAATCACAGGGACAGCAGCCACAACTCCAAGAGAAGACATGACCAGAGCAGCTTTACCAAGACGGGAACGAAGCGACAGGAAATCCTTCATACGCCCAGTATACGGGGATTCCATTTAGGGGTGAGCAGAATCATTCCTCGTCTTCGCCCGACAATAGAGCTGAGTCTTCTTCGTCGTAGCCAGCCTCTTCTACCGCGACCAGTTCGAGAGGATCGGTAGAGACGACCTCGAGCTCGGTGCCGCATTCTTCGCATTGCACCGTCTCGCCCGCATCCAGGTCATCGTCGAGATCGATCGGGTAATCGCATTCCGGACATACCACAGCCATCACAAGCCTCCGCACTGGAGCGGGTGCGGCGAGCCAAATCGGTAAAACGGGCCCGCAGAACGCTCCGCTAATCATTAAGCGATTCCTCTCGATGGATCGTCAAGGGTTAGGATGGTAACAATTTCACCCGCTCCTTCAAAGGAGAATTGACGTGAACGTAACCTCCTGCTTGCGCCCGATTTACCTTGCCGGGCTTCTTCTTGCGCCTCTCGCTCCAGCGCAACAACCTGTGTCCCCTGCGCCGGTTGATCCTGCCATCGAAACCGCCCTTCGTCAGGTTTCCCCTGAACATGTTCAGGCCACAATCGAGAAGCTGGTGAGCTTCAACAATCGCAATACGCTCTCCAGCATGGAGGCTAACCTGAAGTCCGGCACCGGAATCAATGCTGCCGCGGACTGGATTGAGTCTGAGTTCACGCGCATCTCCGCGGATTGTGGCAATTGTCTCGATGTACGAAGAGATGAATTTATCGAGCAGCCACAACCCGGACCCCGCTCACGCATCCTGAAACCGACAAAGCTGACGAATGTATACGCCATCCTGCACGGCTCGGACCCTGCACAAGCAAACCGCATGGTTCTGGTCACGGGTCATTACGACTCGCGCAATACCGATGTGATGGACACACATAACCCCGCTCCGGGAGCCAATGATGATGCCAGCGGCGTTGCTGTCTCGCTCGAATGCGCTCGAGTGCTCTCAAAGCTGAAACCACCCTCTAGCATCGTGTTCGTTGCGGTTGCCGGCGAAGAGCAGGGACTGAATGGAAGTCATCATCTTGCAAAGCTGGCGAAATCGCAGAGCTGGCAGCTTGAGGCCGCGCTGAACAACGACATCGTCGGAGGCGACACTACGCCCGGCGATACCCAACAAAATAAGAATGTCGTCCGCGTCTTCTCTGAAGGCATCCCCTCGGCAGCCACGCCAGAACAGGCCACTGCACTGATCAACCTGGGTGCCGAAAACGACTCTCCCTCACGCGAGGTGGCACGCTCCATCGCCGAGATCGCCTCCACGTACTTCCCTCTAACGATGCAGCGCGCACAAGCCGGCAATCCGCCGCGCATCGCGAGAAGTAATTTGGTCCGGGCTGTCGAAAACTTTCACCCTGTGCTCATCTTCCGTCGTGATCGTTATCTTCGCGGAGGCGATCATTCAAGCTTCAACGCCGAAGGATTCCCTGCTGTTCGTTTTACCGAGTGGCGCGAAAACTTCAACCATCAGCACCAGAACCTGCGCACAGAGAACGGCATCCAGTATGGCGATCTTCTACAGTATGTCGATTACAACTATGTTGCCAACGTCGCGCGTCTCAATGCCGCAACTCTCGCCACACTCGCGTTCGCTCCCGGTATACCGCGGGAGGTTCACGTGGAAACCAACAATCTGGACAACAACACCGTTTTGACTTGGAGCGCTCCCGCTGGAGCCCCACAGGGAACAGCCTACGAGATTGTCTGGCGCCCCACAGACCAGCCGCTGTGGACGATGGTCCAAAACGTCGGAACAGCAACCAGAATCGAACTGCCGATCTCGAAAGACAATGTCATCTTCGGGGTTCGTGCAATGGATGCCGCTGGACATCGCAGTCCGGCCGTTATGCCAAACCCCTCCCGGCCCACGCGCAATTTTACGCAACCTGCTCAAAGCCCTAAGTCCTAAAATCTCTGCCGCCCTGCACGGAAGTCTTCCCTGTGATGAAATAAAGGTCAGGCTACGATGCGCCGTACAGGAAACATCTCGTTTGCCATGCCGTCCTTTGGAGGGGCCGTTCGCAGCCTCATCCTGCTCAATGTCGGTGCGTTCTTCGCCCTCGCCATTTTGTCGTGGATTTCTTCGGACCTCAGCCGCTTTCTTGGGACATATCTCCCGCTGGAGCCGCTGTCCGTCGTTCATGGACAGATCTGGCAGCTTTTTACTTACTCCCTGGTTAACCCTGGGATTCTTTCGTTCGCCTTCGCCATGCTGACGCTGTGGTTTACCGGCGCGCTGCTTGAAGGAAGTTACGGTAGACGGTGGTTTACAGAGTTGTACTGGACCTCGGTCGCCGGCGGCGCCCTCATCGCAACCGCGCTCTCGTTTACACACCTCTTCGGTCTTCGCCCGGACGTGATTGCCGTAGGAGCATGGGCCGGCATCTTCGGACTGCTCGTCGCGATCGCCATGCTCTTCGGCGATCAGGAGTTTCTTCTGTGGTTCGTGCTTCGCATCAAGGCGAAGTACATGGTTGCAATCTATATCTTGATCGCGGTCGCTGTTCTTTTGAAGGAAAAAGACAACTTCGGAGCATTAGTACAACTCGCCGGGGCTCTTTCAGGCTTTTTGTTTGTTCGCTTTGCACCGCGCCGTGGCCTTGCCTTTGGACTGACGGAACGCTTCTACGGGATACGCAACACCTATTACCGATACAAGCGCCGCCGCGCCGCGCGCAAGTTCGAGGTCTATATGCGCAAGCAGAATCGCGAAGTCCACTTCGACAAAGACGGACGCTACATCGACCCCGATGAGCTGCGGCGCGACCCAAATGACAAGCGCTGGATGAATTAACCCGTTTTCCAAATCCTTTCCACAGGAATTGGTTGAGGAATCGTCTTCTTCCCCTATAATTGCCTCAATTCGTTCTGACCTTACAGGTCGCCGTAATGCAGAGTTCCTCCCCGGTCCTTAGTCAGTAACCTTCCGTAAAAAACTGCCCTTGGCGTGTCAACCGTTAACGATAGCTCTGTGCCAGAGTAACGACAAATAACTCTGTGCTCAAAGCTGTAAGGAGTATTGTGTTCATGCCACGTAACCTCCCCATGGTGGCTCTACTTGTTTTGTCCGTAGGTGCATATGCATTCGGACAAGGTGCGTCTTCTTCGAATACACGCTACAGGATCGTGAAGCTCAAGGCACCTAAACCTGTCACGCCTCCCACAACGACACCAACCGATCCATCGACTCCTCCTACAACAACGCCGACCGATCCATCGACTCCTCCTACAACAACGCCTCCAACCGCCACTCCCACTGCCTGCAGTGGAATGGATCTGGGAGCAGGGGCAAACCTCAATGGATTTGTGCCATTTGAGACAACAAATCCATGGCGGCAGAACATCGCGAATGCCGCTATAGATCCGAATTCAAGTAACTACATCAACTTCATCGGATCATCGAATCTCTACGCTAACTTCGGCGCAGGAACCTATGACGGAAACATCATCGGCATCCCCTATACCGTCGTCAGCGGCTCACCCTTCACCAACATTGCCTATACGGACTACGGCGACGAGAGCGATCCCGGCCCCATGCCCATCTCCACCTCGACCCTGATAGAAGGTTCTCCGAATCCCGGCGACGGTGATCGTCACGTGCTCGTTTTGGATCGTGACAACTGCTGGCTCTATGAGATCGGCGGTGCCTATCCGCAGGGAGATGGGACCTGGCAGGCGATGGCCGGGGCCGTGTGGGATCTGACGAATCAGAACGCTCGCCCTCTCCGCTGGACCTCCACCGATGCCGCTGGTCTCCCGGTCTTTCCCGGCCTGGTGCGGTACGACGAGGTGGCAGCTGGCCACATCGATCACGCCATCCGCGTGACACTGCGGCGCAGCAAGGCAGCCTTCGTGGCTCCAGCTACACACTGGGCAGCGAACTCATCTGATCCGAATGCCGCTCCCATGGGCATGCGGATGCGGCTTAAAGCCAACTATGACATCTCGTCGTTCCCGCCACAGGCAAAGGTCATCCTGACAGCGTTGAAGAACTACGGTTTGATCATGGCCGACAACGGCAGCAACATGTTCATGATCGGCGCCCCGGACGATCGCTGGGACAACAACGACCTCACCTCGCTCAAGCAGGTTCCTGCCTCAGCGTTCGAGGTCATACAGTCGCCCGCGGTATATACGGCGGCAAATATTCCACAAGGGTCTGCTCCCAACATCACCAGTTTCACTGCAGATCATCTAACAGTTTCGTCTGGAACAGCAGTCACTCTAAGCTGGGCGGCCGATGGCGCAAGCTACTACGTTGTTTCGCCAGAGGTAGGGGCCGTGCGCGGAAACTCCGTAGCGGTTCATCCCACAACGACAACAACCTACACGCTGTATTCCACCAACCAGTTTGGTCAAAGCACAAGCACCATTACGATCACCGTGCAGTAAGCCAACTGTCATAAACCAGGCCGCGTTGGATCGACCTCCAGCGCGGCTTTTCTGCGTAACCGACTAAATGGCAGGGTGGCGTGTCCGATGGATATCGTCAACCACGGGCATGATCGCCAGAAGCATGAGAATCGCGGCAAGCGGCAAGGTAAACAGAAAGCCAACATACTTAAAGCCGAGCGCACCAGT
This portion of the Edaphobacter sp. 4G125 genome encodes:
- a CDS encoding tetratricopeptide repeat protein, giving the protein MEIQRISQGYGFGGTTSNPDATRPEITSDPIKITYDYEREKTGDWENHRIVPLFPLIFLPTVDEKKPPKKFPIQLGEPRVETSFTTIKLPAGWGADLPAAVHQKTSFANFDKTYKIEGDTLTIERKIQILTKDVPAANWKDYKKWCDASFSDGEPFISLISTETDKKTSTTSDSVNARSANLLRQAYEQIQRGEMNAAEQTLNQVQQIDPNSIWYYRALLPLQSMRGKQEEAADTMRHILKMKDVTEIEKKAAAQIFYSLGHYDEALPLLEAQIATEPENEKLQLELATSQMRTGAVTTGSKSLLPLLAKSSDENTINNAAYELALANVELGTAEKATRGVVDTLTTESNSWVVSASTKGQQMRQSLLVATWDTLGWILYREGRIEEGENYVRASWNNQQGGESGLHLGEIEEKLGHKAAAMGIYQIAMGTFPPETLVKPSVQMKEQKSKLEEHIAALKKQGIAPQVQNPPVALQKLMTMPLGPWKGRNSMVEYTFVLQQDKIGDLQQSDPEATAITGGNAMLRKATFNHWIPNGSEARLLLKGTLNCHGAVCELVVHRH
- the mgrA gene encoding L-glyceraldehyde 3-phosphate reductase, encoding MSYVANEKRYEDAQFRRCGRSGIVLPLISLGLWQNFGGVDVFETGRAMVLRAFDRGVTHFDLANNYGPPYGSAEETFGRIFEKDLRPYRNELIVSTKAGWDMWPGPYGIGGSRKYLLASLDDSLRRMGLEYVDIFYSHRPDPDTPLEETMGALVQAVRQGKALYVGISQYPPDRTREAAAILRSEGVPLFIHQPSYSLFNRWIEEQLLDTLDEIGAGCIAFSPLAQGLLTNKYLDGIPQDSRAVRGISLRKEILSEDNLQRVRALNEIAQGRGQTLAQMALAWVLRDARVTSALIGARNLEQLENSLDAVKNLSFTEAELAEIEKHAAVGAVDLRKRTS
- the gluQRS gene encoding tRNA glutamyl-Q(34) synthetase GluQRS; protein product: MSVERYIGRLAPSPTGLLHLGHAATFWTAYQRALQHNGTLLLRNEDLDPQRSRQEYVDAMIEDLAWLGIEWTLPMIVQSERIALYRAAFERLLASGHAYACTCSRRDLAQMTQAPHEETQADQPGNVDDEPVYNRKCRPATNSPAQSLQENTNYRFRVPDGEAITFIDRNLGSQSFIAGQDFGDFLIWRKDSLPSYQLSCVVDDAEMQITEVVRGADLLKSTARQILLQRALGLQTPAYFHAPLLRDEQGIRLAKRHHALAIRSLRQRGLSPAEVLKMIQV
- a CDS encoding Y-family DNA polymerase, producing MSFAPHPDRFTHLHIDLNSFFASVEQQLHPEYRGKPVAVVPTMTDTTCCIAASYEAKALGVKTGTQVGEAKKMCPGIILIEGSHTEYAKYSQAINDAVELACHVSHNPSIDEMCCELMGREQEPPRARKIALEIKQSIYKNVGEALRCSIGMAPNRYLAKIASDMQKPDGLIGLLPSQLPKAIAHLDLRDLPGVGARTEARLHAKGIRTMEQLLALDLNGMHKLWNSVWGDRIYHWLRGGNTGDDGAPVSSDVQKSLGHSHVMAPEFRSDEGAWAVANKLLHKAAMRLRMEKFYAGSMSFVIRYQLTREQAEQLRSKRHNSGIRHSGWGMEARFRESQDTLTLLEAMRGIWAQRPTGQEFQRPFFVGITLHNLVPENRHQEELFGDPNNRTQLSATMDKLNLKYGHTTLHFGSMLPARESAPTRIAFTQIPVQYGVDYM
- a CDS encoding acyl-CoA carboxylase subunit beta; translated protein: MAATEHPPTSKKPAAHQIRLTELAARHAIAEEGGGPERRARETAAGKLSARERIDLLLDEGSFEETDKFVTHRASDFGMDEQRVPGDGFVTGHGRIDGRVVFVFAQDFTVFGGSLSEANAAKIVKIMDLAMKVGAPVIGLNDSGGARIQEGVLSLAGYTDIFLRNTLASGVVPQISAILGPCAGGAVYSPAITDFTLMTERTSYMFVTGPDVIKTVLHEDVTKDALGGAATHNEISGVAHFMAHDDRECLAMIRELVSFIPSNNLDDPPRRPTSDDPARADAALDTIIPDESNQPYDMVDVITRIVDDGYLFQVHEHFARNLVVGFARMNGRPVGIVANQPAVLAGVLDIDASVKGARFVRFCDAFNIPLITFEDVPGFMPGTRQEHGGIIRHGAKLLYAFAEATVPKLTVITRKAYGGAYCVMSSKHLRTDVNLAWPTAEIAVMGPEGAVNIVYKRELDEVLRRSQAVMPQGVSLSEEQKLEILAEARTVKVEEFRERFANPYVAAERGYVDAVIRPSETRRRLNTALDMLATKREKNPPKKHGNIPL
- a CDS encoding cupin domain-containing protein, which codes for MSAQIISTANADHYTWGNRCDGWFLVRTPELNIIEERMPPGTSETRHHHVRARQFFFVLEGELTMEIEQHRLTVHAGQGIEVAPGQQHQAINRGPTPLRIVVTSQPPSHGDRIEETP
- a CDS encoding carboxypeptidase-like regulatory domain-containing protein, whose amino-acid sequence is MESPYTGRMKDFLSLRSRLGKAALVMSSLGVVAAVPVISGSQAIAQQRGPVQRVVEGKVTDHDNAPIKGAVVYLKDGRTLSVKSFIADDQGEYRFGQLTQNTDYEIWAESNGKKSAVKSISSFDSKNHFYIDLKLGK
- a CDS encoding M28 family metallopeptidase, coding for MNVTSCLRPIYLAGLLLAPLAPAQQPVSPAPVDPAIETALRQVSPEHVQATIEKLVSFNNRNTLSSMEANLKSGTGINAAADWIESEFTRISADCGNCLDVRRDEFIEQPQPGPRSRILKPTKLTNVYAILHGSDPAQANRMVLVTGHYDSRNTDVMDTHNPAPGANDDASGVAVSLECARVLSKLKPPSSIVFVAVAGEEQGLNGSHHLAKLAKSQSWQLEAALNNDIVGGDTTPGDTQQNKNVVRVFSEGIPSAATPEQATALINLGAENDSPSREVARSIAEIASTYFPLTMQRAQAGNPPRIARSNLVRAVENFHPVLIFRRDRYLRGGDHSSFNAEGFPAVRFTEWRENFNHQHQNLRTENGIQYGDLLQYVDYNYVANVARLNAATLATLAFAPGIPREVHVETNNLDNNTVLTWSAPAGAPQGTAYEIVWRPTDQPLWTMVQNVGTATRIELPISKDNVIFGVRAMDAAGHRSPAVMPNPSRPTRNFTQPAQSPKS
- a CDS encoding rhomboid family intramembrane serine protease — encoded protein: MRRTGNISFAMPSFGGAVRSLILLNVGAFFALAILSWISSDLSRFLGTYLPLEPLSVVHGQIWQLFTYSLVNPGILSFAFAMLTLWFTGALLEGSYGRRWFTELYWTSVAGGALIATALSFTHLFGLRPDVIAVGAWAGIFGLLVAIAMLFGDQEFLLWFVLRIKAKYMVAIYILIAVAVLLKEKDNFGALVQLAGALSGFLFVRFAPRRGLAFGLTERFYGIRNTYYRYKRRRAARKFEVYMRKQNREVHFDKDGRYIDPDELRRDPNDKRWMN